One stretch of Vulpes lagopus strain Blue_001 chromosome X, ASM1834538v1, whole genome shotgun sequence DNA includes these proteins:
- the LAS1L gene encoding ribosomal biogenesis protein LAS1L isoform X1 yields MDRVWSAWCGKCVKEKGSSPLWAQRIVVAWLSRAEWDQVTVYLFCDDHKLQRYALNRITVWRSRLGNELPLAVASTADLVRCKLMDVTGGLGTDELRLLYGMALVRFVNLISERKTKFVKLPLKFLAQEVNIPDWIVELRHELTHKKMPHLNDCRRGCYFVLDWLQKTYWCRQLENSLRETWELEEDREETDEEDQEEDKNIVVDDIVEQRPEPKDKGKGAELDVRVDGDSEGSKEVDSHWEKALRHKELYERARELLVLYEEEQFKVLEKFRRLPQAIKAWNNLSPPVECILAELKGITCENREAVLDAFLDDGFLIPTFEQLAALQINYEENVDLNDILVPKPFSQFWQPLLRGLHSQTFTQALLERMFSELPVLGDSGIRPTYILRWTIELIVANTKTGRNARRFSASQWEARKSWRLFNCSASLDWPRVIESCLGSPCWASSQLLQLVFKAMGQVLPDEEQEKLLRICSIYTQTGEKGLVQDGSEASPIGKSPYTLDSLYWSLKPAGSIFGTEEPQQQEEQGSLNDLKKDEKDEKDLEDQVEEEEEENDDQKWEEEDEDDEDEDEDDEEEEDRMEVGPLSAEEESPTAENARLLAHKRGALQGSPWQVSSEDVRWNTFPLGLMPGQTEDPAELMLENYDTMYLLDQPVLEQRLEPPTCKTGTLGLSCGVGSDNCSNSSNGSSNLEGLLWSQGQLHGLKTGLQLF; encoded by the exons ATGGATCGCGTGTGGAGTGCGTGGTGTGGAAAGTGCGTTAAAGAGAAAGGGTCGTCGCCACTTTGGGCCCAGCGTATCGTGGTCGCCTGGCTCAGTAGAGCCGAGTGGGATCAGGTGACGGTGTATCTGTTCTGTGACGACCATAAATTGCAGCGGTATGCCTTGAACCGCATCACCGTGTGGAGGAGTAG GTTAGGCAACGAACTCCCCCTGGCAGTGGCTTCTACTGCTGACCTGGTACGCTGTAAGCTCATGGATGTAACTGGTGGCTTGGGCACTGATGAACTTAGACTGCTTTATGGAATGGCATTGGTCAG GTTTGTGAATCTTATCTCGGAGAGGAAGACAAAGTTTGTGAAGCTCCCTCTCAAGTTCCTGGCTCAGGAG GTAAACATTCCAGATTGGATTGTTGAACTTCGCCATGAGTTGACCCACAAGAAAATGCCCCATTTAAATGACTGCCGCAGAG GCTGTTATTTTGTTCTGGACTGGCTTCAGAAGACCTATTGGTGCCGCCAACTGGAAAACAGCTTGAGAGAGAcctgggagctggaggaggatAGGGAAGAGACAGATGAAGAAGACCaggaagaagataaaaacatTGTTGTTGATGACATTGTAGAACAGAGACCAGAGCCTAAGGATAAAGGGAAAGGTGCAGAACTGGATGTCAGGGTTGATGGAGACAGCGAAGGCAGCAAAGAGGTTGATTCACATTGGGAAAAGGCTCTGAGACATAAAGAGCTATATG AAAGAGCCCGAGAACTGCTGGTATTATATGAAGAGGAACAGTTTAAG GTGCTGGAGAAATTTAGGCGTTTACCTCAGGCTATTAAGGCATGGAACAACCTATCTCCACCTGTAGAATGCATCCTGGCAGAACTCAAGGGCATTACATGTGAAAACAG GGAGGCTGTGTTGGATGCTTTTCTGGATGATGGCTTTCTCATCCCTACATTTGAGCAGTTGGCAGCTTTGCAGATAAACTATGAAG AAAATGTGGACCTGAATGACATCCTGGTGCCAAAGCCATTCTCTCAATTCTGGCAGCCCCTGCTCAGGGGCCTGCACTCCCAGACCTTCACACAGGCCCTGCTGGAAAGGATGTTCTCTGAGCTGCCAGTCTTGGGGGACAGCGGAATCCGGCCCACCTACATCCTCAGATGGACCATTGAACTGATTGTGGCTAACACCAAGACTG gaCGGAATGCCCGCCGATTTTCTGCAAGCCAGTGGGAAGCAAGAAAGAGCTGGAGGCTATTCAACTGCTCTGCCTCCCTTGACTGGCCCCGGGTGATTGAGTCCTGCTTGGGTTCACCTTGCTGGGCCAGCTCCCAACTCCTCCAGCT TGTCTTCAAAGCCATGGGACAGGTCTTGCCAGATGAGGAGCAGGAGAAATTGCTGCGCATCTGTTCCATTTATACCCAGACTGGAGAAAAAGGCCTAGTACAGGACGGCTCAGAGGCCTCCCCCATTGGGAAGTCTCCATACACATTGGACAGCCTGTATTGGAGCCTCAAACCAGCTGGCTCCATCTTTGGAACTGAAGAACCCCAGCAGCAGGAGGAACAGGGCAGCCTAAATGATCtcaagaaagatgaaaaggatgAGAAAGATCTGGAAGatcaggtggaggaggaggaagaggaaaatgatgaccagaaatgggaggaggaggatgaagatgatgaggatgaagatgaagatgatgaggaggaagaagataGAATGGAGGTTGGGCCTTTGTCTGCTGAGGAGGAATCTCCCACTGCTGAGAATGCCAGACTCCTGGCCCATAAAAGAGGAGCTTTGCAGGGCTCTCCATGGCAAGTTAGCTCTG AAGATGTACGATGGAATACCTTTCCCTTAGGCCTAATGCCAGGTCAGACTGAGGATCCAGCAGAGCTTATGCTGGAGAATTATGACACCATGTATCTTTTGGACCAGCCTGTGCTAGAGCAGCGGCTGGAACCCCCAACATGCAAGACTGG CACCCTTGGCTTGAGCTGTGGCGTGGGCAGTGACAACTGTAGCAACAGTAGCAATGGCAGCAGCAACTTGGAGGGCCTTCTCTGGAGCCAGGGCCAGCTGCATGGACTCAAAACTGGCCTGCAGCTCTTCTGA
- the LAS1L gene encoding ribosomal biogenesis protein LAS1L isoform X2: protein MDRVWSAWCGKCVKEKGSSPLWAQRIVVAWLSRAEWDQVTVYLFCDDHKLQRYALNRITVWRSRLGNELPLAVASTADLVRCKLMDVTGGLGTDELRLLYGMALVRFVNLISERKTKFVKLPLKFLAQEVNIPDWIVELRHELTHKKMPHLNDCRRGCYFVLDWLQKTYWCRQLENSLRETWELEEDREETDEEDQEEDKNIVVDDIVEQRPEPKDKGKGAELDVRVDGDSEGSKEVDSHWEKALRHKELYERARELLVLYEEEQFKVLEKFRRLPQAIKAWNNLSPPVECILAELKGITCENREAVLDAFLDDGFLIPTFEQLAALQINYEENVDLNDILVPKPFSQFWQPLLRGLHSQTFTQALLERMFSELPVLGDSGIRPTYILRWTIELIVANTKTGRNARRFSASQWEARKSWRLFNCSASLDWPRVIESCLGSPCWASSQLLQLVFKAMGQVLPDEEQEKLLRICSIYTQTGEKGLVQDGSEASPIGKSPYTLDSLYWSLKPAGSIFGTEEPQQQEEQGSLNDLKKDEKDEKDLEDQVEEEEEENDDQKWEEEDEDDEDEDEDDEEEEDRMEVGPLSAEEESPTAENARLLAHKRGALQGSPWQVSSDVRWNTFPLGLMPGQTEDPAELMLENYDTMYLLDQPVLEQRLEPPTCKTGTLGLSCGVGSDNCSNSSNGSSNLEGLLWSQGQLHGLKTGLQLF from the exons ATGGATCGCGTGTGGAGTGCGTGGTGTGGAAAGTGCGTTAAAGAGAAAGGGTCGTCGCCACTTTGGGCCCAGCGTATCGTGGTCGCCTGGCTCAGTAGAGCCGAGTGGGATCAGGTGACGGTGTATCTGTTCTGTGACGACCATAAATTGCAGCGGTATGCCTTGAACCGCATCACCGTGTGGAGGAGTAG GTTAGGCAACGAACTCCCCCTGGCAGTGGCTTCTACTGCTGACCTGGTACGCTGTAAGCTCATGGATGTAACTGGTGGCTTGGGCACTGATGAACTTAGACTGCTTTATGGAATGGCATTGGTCAG GTTTGTGAATCTTATCTCGGAGAGGAAGACAAAGTTTGTGAAGCTCCCTCTCAAGTTCCTGGCTCAGGAG GTAAACATTCCAGATTGGATTGTTGAACTTCGCCATGAGTTGACCCACAAGAAAATGCCCCATTTAAATGACTGCCGCAGAG GCTGTTATTTTGTTCTGGACTGGCTTCAGAAGACCTATTGGTGCCGCCAACTGGAAAACAGCTTGAGAGAGAcctgggagctggaggaggatAGGGAAGAGACAGATGAAGAAGACCaggaagaagataaaaacatTGTTGTTGATGACATTGTAGAACAGAGACCAGAGCCTAAGGATAAAGGGAAAGGTGCAGAACTGGATGTCAGGGTTGATGGAGACAGCGAAGGCAGCAAAGAGGTTGATTCACATTGGGAAAAGGCTCTGAGACATAAAGAGCTATATG AAAGAGCCCGAGAACTGCTGGTATTATATGAAGAGGAACAGTTTAAG GTGCTGGAGAAATTTAGGCGTTTACCTCAGGCTATTAAGGCATGGAACAACCTATCTCCACCTGTAGAATGCATCCTGGCAGAACTCAAGGGCATTACATGTGAAAACAG GGAGGCTGTGTTGGATGCTTTTCTGGATGATGGCTTTCTCATCCCTACATTTGAGCAGTTGGCAGCTTTGCAGATAAACTATGAAG AAAATGTGGACCTGAATGACATCCTGGTGCCAAAGCCATTCTCTCAATTCTGGCAGCCCCTGCTCAGGGGCCTGCACTCCCAGACCTTCACACAGGCCCTGCTGGAAAGGATGTTCTCTGAGCTGCCAGTCTTGGGGGACAGCGGAATCCGGCCCACCTACATCCTCAGATGGACCATTGAACTGATTGTGGCTAACACCAAGACTG gaCGGAATGCCCGCCGATTTTCTGCAAGCCAGTGGGAAGCAAGAAAGAGCTGGAGGCTATTCAACTGCTCTGCCTCCCTTGACTGGCCCCGGGTGATTGAGTCCTGCTTGGGTTCACCTTGCTGGGCCAGCTCCCAACTCCTCCAGCT TGTCTTCAAAGCCATGGGACAGGTCTTGCCAGATGAGGAGCAGGAGAAATTGCTGCGCATCTGTTCCATTTATACCCAGACTGGAGAAAAAGGCCTAGTACAGGACGGCTCAGAGGCCTCCCCCATTGGGAAGTCTCCATACACATTGGACAGCCTGTATTGGAGCCTCAAACCAGCTGGCTCCATCTTTGGAACTGAAGAACCCCAGCAGCAGGAGGAACAGGGCAGCCTAAATGATCtcaagaaagatgaaaaggatgAGAAAGATCTGGAAGatcaggtggaggaggaggaagaggaaaatgatgaccagaaatgggaggaggaggatgaagatgatgaggatgaagatgaagatgatgaggaggaagaagataGAATGGAGGTTGGGCCTTTGTCTGCTGAGGAGGAATCTCCCACTGCTGAGAATGCCAGACTCCTGGCCCATAAAAGAGGAGCTTTGCAGGGCTCTCCATGGCAAGTTAGCTCTG ATGTACGATGGAATACCTTTCCCTTAGGCCTAATGCCAGGTCAGACTGAGGATCCAGCAGAGCTTATGCTGGAGAATTATGACACCATGTATCTTTTGGACCAGCCTGTGCTAGAGCAGCGGCTGGAACCCCCAACATGCAAGACTGG CACCCTTGGCTTGAGCTGTGGCGTGGGCAGTGACAACTGTAGCAACAGTAGCAATGGCAGCAGCAACTTGGAGGGCCTTCTCTGGAGCCAGGGCCAGCTGCATGGACTCAAAACTGGCCTGCAGCTCTTCTGA